GGCCGGGGCGTGGAGGCCGCCGGCAGCCTGCCCGATGCCGGGGTGCCACCGGAGGCCGCAGCGCGGCTCGGCCTTCCGGCCGATGCTGTCCCTGCCGGCAGGCGGGTCCCCGCGCGGCCCGGCAACGCCGCCGCGCAGGTCTTTCTGGAACTGGGCTGGATAGGCCTCGGCCTCGCCGCCCTGGCGGTGCTCGCGCTGGGCTGGGGCGCCGGGCCGGCCGGGGCCGGGATGCTGGCCGCCGCCGCCGTGACCGGCCTGGCGACGGGGGCCTGGGAACCCTGGTGGCTGGCGGCTCTGGCCTTTGCCGGGGCGCTGGCGGCAGGGCTCTCGGCCAGGCGGGTCTGACCGGATCGAGGGAGTTGGGGCGGGCGGGGAGAGTCTTGTGCCCTGCCACCGCAGACCGCAGGCTCGCCCGAACGAAGAACGGGAGGACGCGGCCGATGATCGACAGGCGTGGTCTGGTTGCGCTCGCGCTGGCCGCGGGAGCCGCGCGGGGTGCCATGGCGCAGCCGGCCTGGCCGGACCGGCCCGTGCGGGTGATCGTTCCCTTCCCGCCGGGCGGATCGAACGACATCGTCGCGCGGCTCCTCTGCGAGACCATGCGGGAGCGGACCGGGCAGCCCTGGATCGTGGAGAACCGCTCCGGCGCCGGCGGCAATGTGGGGGCGGATGCGGTGGCCAAGGCGGCGCCGGACGGCACGACGCTGCTCCTGACCGCGCCGGGGCCGCTGACCATCAACAACGCCCTGTTTCCCAGCATGCCTTACGTCGCCGCCCGCGACCTGGTGCCGCTGGCGCTGGTGGCGACGGTGCAGATCGTGCTGATGACCGGGCCGGAGCTGCCCGTGCGCGACGTGGCGGGGCTGGTCGCGCTGGCGAAGGCGCAGCCGGGGAAGGTCGCCTTCGGGTCCTCCGGGAACGGCAGCACCAACCACCTGGCCGGGGAGCTGTTCCGCAGCACGGCGGGGGTGGACATCGTGCACGTGCCCTATCGCGGCGCGGCGCCGGCAATGACGGATCTGGTGGCCGGGCAGATCGGGATGCTGTTCGACAATCTGCCGGCGGTGTTGCCGCAGGTGCGGGACGGGCGGGTGCGCGCCCTGGCCGTGGCCGGGCCGCAGCGCTCTGCGGCGCTGCCGGAGGTGCCGACCCTGGCGGAGTCGGGGCTCCCGGATTTCAAGGTGGAGGCCTGGTTCGGGCTGGCCGGCCCCTCCGGCCTGGCGGCGCCTTTGCGGGCGCGGATCGGGGGGCTGGTCTCCGAGGCGCTGGGCGATCCCGGCCTGCGGGCCAAGCTCTCGACGGCAGGGGCGGAGCCCGCGGGGATGACGGGCGAGGCCTTCGGGACTTTCATCGCGCGGGAGCGCGACCTCTGGTCGCGGGTGGTCGAGGCCTCCGGGGCCCGGGCGGGATAGACGGGCCCGGGCCGCCGGGGCGTCAGCCGAAGAGGAAGTCCCGCACGAGCAGGGCCGTCTCGTCCGGGTCCGAGGCGGCGACGTGGTAGGA
This genomic window from Pararoseomonas sp. SCSIO 73927 contains:
- a CDS encoding tripartite tricarboxylate transporter substrate binding protein; translated protein: MIDRRGLVALALAAGAARGAMAQPAWPDRPVRVIVPFPPGGSNDIVARLLCETMRERTGQPWIVENRSGAGGNVGADAVAKAAPDGTTLLLTAPGPLTINNALFPSMPYVAARDLVPLALVATVQIVLMTGPELPVRDVAGLVALAKAQPGKVAFGSSGNGSTNHLAGELFRSTAGVDIVHVPYRGAAPAMTDLVAGQIGMLFDNLPAVLPQVRDGRVRALAVAGPQRSAALPEVPTLAESGLPDFKVEAWFGLAGPSGLAAPLRARIGGLVSEALGDPGLRAKLSTAGAEPAGMTGEAFGTFIARERDLWSRVVEASGARAG